A genomic window from Candidatus Kouleothrix ribensis includes:
- a CDS encoding ROK family transcriptional regulator — protein sequence MSLRLRSGNRQLIREINQSLVLSLVRDHGPISRTEIAESAHLSLATVSGITSVLIDQGLIYEHEAGASTGGRRPILLALNPQAGLVIGVKLTETQIVAALTDMNAEVIEQRDTALGSDRRPEAVVQALADLVEQLRAAHHQRRIFGVGLGMAGVFDRRQGICRFSPFLQWHNVPLRHMLEQRLSLPVVIENDVNTLTMAEQWFGAGVGMTDFLVITLGRGIGMGMVLNGHLYRGGCGGGGEFGHITMAPDGPRCDCGKRGCLEALVSDPAILRRMSSAFGHTMTMDQAVALARQGDTTAHGIFAAAGRTLGMALADLVNIFNPPLLVIGGEGARTLDLLQEPLQETLRAHCFDGFFDDMRLVVEPWGDDAWARGAASLMLDELFRPDLYRDEKARASLMLPSDS from the coding sequence ATGTCGCTACGGCTACGCTCGGGCAATCGTCAGCTGATCCGCGAGATCAACCAGTCGCTGGTGCTCAGCCTGGTGCGCGATCACGGGCCAATCTCGCGCACCGAGATCGCCGAGTCGGCCCACCTGAGCCTGGCCACCGTCTCGGGCATCACCAGCGTGTTGATCGACCAGGGGCTGATCTACGAGCACGAGGCCGGCGCATCGACTGGCGGGCGCCGGCCGATTCTGCTGGCGCTCAACCCGCAGGCCGGCCTGGTGATCGGCGTGAAGCTGACCGAAACCCAGATCGTGGCGGCGCTGACCGACATGAACGCCGAGGTGATCGAGCAGCGCGATACCGCGCTGGGCAGCGATCGGCGGCCCGAGGCGGTGGTGCAGGCGCTGGCCGACCTGGTCGAGCAGCTGCGCGCGGCCCACCACCAGCGGCGCATCTTTGGGGTTGGCCTGGGTATGGCCGGCGTGTTCGATCGGCGCCAGGGGATCTGCCGCTTCTCGCCGTTTCTGCAATGGCACAATGTGCCGCTGCGGCATATGCTCGAGCAGCGCCTGAGCCTGCCGGTGGTGATCGAGAATGATGTGAATACGCTGACCATGGCCGAGCAGTGGTTCGGTGCCGGCGTGGGCATGACCGATTTCCTGGTGATCACGCTGGGCCGCGGCATCGGCATGGGCATGGTGCTCAATGGCCACCTGTACCGTGGCGGCTGCGGCGGCGGCGGCGAGTTTGGCCATATCACGATGGCGCCCGATGGGCCGCGCTGCGATTGCGGCAAGCGCGGCTGCCTCGAGGCACTGGTGTCCGACCCGGCCATTCTGCGGCGTATGAGCAGCGCCTTTGGCCACACCATGACCATGGACCAGGCGGTGGCGCTGGCGCGCCAGGGCGATACGACCGCGCATGGCATTTTCGCGGCAGCCGGGCGCACGCTGGGCATGGCCCTGGCCGACCTGGTGAATATCTTCAACCCGCCGCTGCTGGTGATCGGCGGCGAGGGTGCGCGCACGCTCGATCTACTGCAGGAGCCGCTGCAAGAGACCTTGCGCGCACACTGCTTCGATGGCTTCTTCGACGATATGCGCCTGGTGGTCGAACCATGGGGCGACGACGCCTGGGCGCGCGGTGCGGCCAGCCTGATGCTCGACGAGCTATTTCGCCCGGATCTCTATCGCGATGAGAAGGCGCGCGCCTCGCTGATGCTGCCGTCCGACAGCTGA
- a CDS encoding STAS domain-containing protein, translating to MKPADPSNQLPSALPQAGQSASPDAVDQQIAAMLARSTQIEQQQLPEAIALVRDALSLAHSTPAPAAELDCMLRLTDLLQQHGNHTQALDYGLQVLAQLAPDRCDVLTCRFLHALGRTYAVISEYEHGLVYVRQAYDMARSLPDPTTEAYVYLTLSLIYSRINQGEAGRTAIASGLAMPEFEQLQPRLRAFLLHDAASNAASDGDLDSAFVYIERAQALWQEGWLFCTHASFLHERGDIAGARRLFEQALASVPSHDYQTRAYVQCEAARLLIDIGEAAAGEALLRDVLDMPNVEYTFRESALEQLSQYRAGQGDYQAAYQHQLKRQQLLNDHVQWQTDMRSRALDGQFRNELARRDAELARREQQALHEHTQLLEQHLLERTQALEQQQQLLQMITELSTPVLPLVPGVLVLPIIGTVDSQRMLRMVGSVLEDVSRHRAHALILDITGVPLVDTQVAAAFLELARAVKLLGCRCVLVGIRPEIAQALVGLGITLGELTTRAGLPDGLAAVGVMIQAARARV from the coding sequence ATGAAGCCCGCCGATCCGTCCAACCAATTGCCTAGCGCGCTGCCCCAGGCTGGCCAGAGCGCCTCGCCCGACGCGGTGGATCAGCAGATCGCCGCCATGCTCGCCCGCTCGACGCAGATCGAGCAGCAGCAGCTGCCCGAGGCGATTGCGCTCGTGCGCGATGCCCTCAGCCTGGCGCACAGCACGCCCGCACCCGCCGCCGAACTCGACTGCATGCTGCGCCTGACCGACCTGCTTCAACAGCATGGCAACCACACCCAGGCGCTCGACTACGGCCTGCAGGTGCTCGCGCAGCTCGCGCCAGATCGCTGCGATGTGCTGACCTGCCGGTTTCTGCACGCGCTCGGGCGCACCTACGCGGTGATTAGCGAGTATGAGCACGGGCTGGTCTACGTGCGCCAGGCCTACGATATGGCTCGCAGCTTGCCCGACCCGACTACCGAGGCATACGTGTACCTGACCCTCTCCCTGATCTACAGCCGGATCAACCAGGGCGAGGCGGGGCGCACGGCGATTGCGAGCGGGCTGGCTATGCCCGAGTTCGAGCAGCTGCAACCGCGGCTGCGTGCGTTTCTGCTGCACGATGCCGCCTCGAACGCAGCCAGCGATGGCGACCTCGATAGCGCATTTGTGTATATCGAGCGAGCGCAGGCGCTCTGGCAAGAGGGCTGGCTGTTCTGTACCCATGCCTCGTTTCTGCACGAGCGCGGCGACATCGCTGGTGCGCGCAGGTTGTTCGAGCAGGCGCTGGCAAGCGTGCCCAGCCACGATTACCAGACGCGCGCCTATGTGCAGTGCGAGGCGGCCCGGCTGCTGATCGACATCGGCGAGGCAGCTGCCGGCGAGGCGCTGCTGCGCGATGTGCTGGATATGCCGAATGTCGAGTACACCTTTCGTGAGAGCGCGCTGGAGCAACTCAGCCAGTACCGGGCCGGGCAGGGCGATTACCAGGCCGCCTACCAGCACCAGCTCAAGCGCCAGCAGCTGCTGAACGACCATGTGCAGTGGCAGACCGACATGCGCAGCCGCGCACTTGATGGGCAGTTCCGCAACGAGCTGGCCCGCCGCGATGCCGAGCTGGCCCGCCGCGAGCAGCAGGCGCTCCACGAGCACACCCAGCTGCTCGAACAGCACCTGCTCGAGCGTACCCAGGCGCTCGAGCAGCAACAGCAGCTGCTCCAGATGATCACCGAGCTATCGACGCCGGTGCTCCCACTCGTGCCCGGTGTGCTGGTGCTTCCTATCATTGGTACGGTCGATAGCCAGCGCATGCTGCGCATGGTCGGCTCGGTGCTCGAAGATGTCAGCCGCCATCGCGCGCATGCGCTGATCCTCGACATCACCGGCGTGCCGCTGGTCGACACGCAGGTGGCGGCTGCGTTCCTCGAGCTGGCTCGCGCGGTCAAGCTGCTCGGCTGCCGCTGCGTGCTGGTGGGTATCCGCCCGGAGATCGCGCAGGCGCTGGTTGGGCTTGGCATTACGCTGGGCGAGCTGACCACCCGCGCCGGGCTGCCCGATGGCCTGGCCGCCGTCGGTGTGATGATCCAGGCCGCACGCGCGCGGGTATAG
- a CDS encoding WD40 repeat domain-containing protein, with protein sequence MQYKAHRFAVLLTLCGLLATVFSIATVNTVDAHPQAIFKLTNSIRTEDTVLRMRISPDGTLIAALAPATITLRRTLDAAVVQTFTNAGMFTFSPNGQLLAAGGWTSDDHTIRIWNVSDGQLLQTLLLPDTFALDVAFTPDGQRLLAVSGTQIVAWNTNDWSLLWSVQGDDVATRTVVISPDGQTFATTNESALVKLWRMRDVRLLHTFANQSWGGDTLSYSPDSQFLATGGFDTNISIWKVSTGRLVKHINFNSGGVYSLAYQPSGDFLAVSLAEGPIQLLQTRGYNLKQTLTGHVSGVNSLIFKSDGRTLFSGGSDSVINVWSQAQ encoded by the coding sequence ATGCAGTACAAAGCACATCGATTTGCCGTCCTCCTGACCCTGTGTGGGCTCCTGGCGACTGTCTTCAGCATCGCGACTGTAAATACTGTGGATGCCCATCCACAGGCTATCTTCAAGCTTACTAATAGCATCAGAACTGAAGACACGGTCTTGCGTATGCGCATCAGTCCTGATGGCACACTCATAGCAGCACTTGCACCAGCAACTATTACCCTTCGACGTACGTTGGATGCGGCAGTCGTTCAAACCTTTACGAATGCAGGTATGTTCACCTTTAGCCCGAATGGGCAGTTACTGGCAGCCGGCGGCTGGACTAGCGATGACCACACCATTCGTATTTGGAACGTGAGCGATGGGCAACTGCTGCAAACCTTGCTTCTTCCAGATACCTTTGCCCTTGATGTGGCCTTCACCCCCGATGGTCAGCGACTCCTTGCCGTCAGTGGGACACAGATCGTGGCTTGGAATACCAATGACTGGAGTCTCCTCTGGAGCGTGCAGGGAGACGATGTGGCAACTCGTACGGTGGTGATCAGTCCTGATGGGCAAACGTTCGCAACCACGAATGAATCTGCCCTAGTTAAATTGTGGCGAATGCGCGACGTTCGATTGCTGCATACATTTGCCAATCAGTCATGGGGAGGAGATACTCTCTCCTATAGCCCTGATAGTCAATTCCTTGCCACCGGAGGCTTCGACACAAATATCAGTATCTGGAAAGTGTCAACTGGCCGATTAGTCAAGCATATTAATTTTAACTCAGGTGGAGTGTACAGCCTGGCATATCAGCCGTCCGGTGACTTCCTAGCGGTAAGTCTTGCCGAAGGGCCAATTCAGCTCTTGCAGACCAGGGGCTACAACCTAAAACAAACTCTCACGGGGCATGTGAGCGGGGTGAATAGTCTTATATTTAAATCAGATGGACGAACCCTTTTTTCAGGTGGCTCCGACTCTGTGATCAATGTCTGGTCACAAGCACAATAG
- a CDS encoding carbohydrate-binding protein: MTRRGRFGLVVALILALVLPVAVRTPTGITLGIPRAEAAITGNLISRVYVDKARYNPGNTATITVECLNKTGTAWSGSLALTITHNEATSYTSSQAVTLNPNVATNVTFTWTTPATDFQGYHVEVRAGAADYGASAIDVSSNWTRFPRYGYMTEYPTGESNATSIANMQELARNYHINAIQFYDWMWRHEKLIKRTGGTIDTSWTDWSGKTINWQTLQNQINAAHGLNMSAMAYDIIYGALDNYQATSGVDPQWGLYDDTSHANQWNFNFGDAFPTTHMYMFNPANSNWQSYISGQFNDALNNGFDGMHLDQLGQNDNKKDYSGQPVDLPNTFAGYVNNIKAAFPSGKKVTYNIVNGGVGTWGAYNVAHFSNSDFDYSEQWDNATTYQNLKDEVTSFKALDGNKAVVLAAYMNYYEDNGPRTEAETATRNGVTTNTNHTGYTGTGFVDGFDAVGDYVQFSVTAPEAGKYALVFRYGNGTTNLPTRTVYVDGANNGALTFYPTRNSSGTPSWDEWLYDAYKVVTLTAGTHTVKLAYDAGNTGAINLDNLVLGTFDEPGVRLADAAMAAIGATHIELGNRDQMLAHPYFPNNYKQMRSGLLAAMKEHYDFITAYENLLFDPAVHNADNGAQFVKITGQTTSGDGSGGTIWTQLRHTSGYDTIHLINLLGNDNQWRNAASAPSTLSNLPVKYYLGQGSSVTGVYAASPEIEHGASSSLSYTTGSDAGGSYISFTVPSLTYWDMIYVKLSVTPPGGGQYEAESGIRSSTTTNTNHLGYTGTGFVDGFATTNTGVSFIVNAPANDSYTLRFRYANAGSSATRGVFIDGAAAGTLTFRPLYNWDMWETVETTIPLSAGLHSVVLWYGAGNTGAINLDNVVVLQQTTPAARSATSLWMNNWSNIVGIHMASKLSPADTGTYGPRLAELHWSGDWPTNQLNDATAFFRDETSATKYNNAHAFDSEAWMESDGTLTTRYLNYNGAGVPVQITKQYAMVPNQNFVVVKYTFQNLTNSARTFNFLEQAHLSNKTSGNPTPNWQHGWWDVGRSALGTDMSQSGQFYIELGAFQTMDSHQVGNDANSNPADVNSAPWYQFDSAGTLKNNNDIWSQNLDLGFQKSLSLAANGSATLALYYAIGSTQAAAESAADTARAQTAAYWFTQTATSYTNWLNAGTRTSLADAGLNTAFDRSLVINKQAQQPAFGSWPAATNPAYAYKVWVRDAAVTAMGMDATGHLAEAEKYWNWMASVQLAGSSGVLSAGNWYTNYSVWQANQSISFVEPEHDAIGLFLVGVYRHYNLVKATNAGAATTFLNGVWTQVTRAGDFIRNSVGGNGFGAADASIWEEGIEYNTFTQVTYAEGLNAAKYLATEKGDTTRATNYLASAQTIRNAMTRSYLASPNRGLWNDSNRYFNRAVNTDGSARTLVDASSDLLWVFGLLPTTDTRVLDHRIKVLSSLTHDNWGIARYQGDEFYHSSIYSPGGVNEAGAAEPVWPQMVMYAAMQEHWTGNDTWALARLQWYASRTGRGFVTPGEAVDWTNGQPLISTAAEPVTGAWYQMATLAYLNQFDPRMPSIP, translated from the coding sequence GTGACACGACGCGGTCGTTTTGGGCTCGTAGTCGCGCTGATTCTCGCCCTGGTGCTGCCGGTAGCGGTGCGCACACCCACCGGCATTACCCTGGGGATCCCGCGCGCCGAAGCCGCCATTACCGGCAACCTGATCAGCCGGGTGTACGTCGACAAGGCCCGCTACAACCCCGGCAACACTGCCACGATCACGGTCGAGTGCCTCAACAAAACCGGCACGGCCTGGAGCGGCAGCCTGGCACTTACGATCACCCACAACGAGGCAACCTCGTACACCAGCAGCCAGGCGGTGACGCTCAACCCGAATGTTGCGACCAATGTCACCTTCACCTGGACCACGCCGGCCACCGATTTTCAGGGCTACCATGTCGAGGTGCGCGCTGGCGCAGCCGACTACGGCGCCTCGGCGATCGATGTCTCGAGCAACTGGACGCGCTTCCCACGCTATGGCTACATGACCGAATACCCAACCGGTGAGAGCAATGCCACCAGCATCGCCAACATGCAAGAGCTGGCGCGCAACTACCATATCAACGCCATTCAGTTCTACGACTGGATGTGGCGCCACGAGAAGCTGATCAAGCGCACCGGCGGTACGATCGACACCAGCTGGACCGACTGGAGCGGCAAGACGATCAACTGGCAGACGCTGCAGAACCAGATCAATGCCGCGCATGGCCTGAATATGTCGGCCATGGCCTACGATATCATCTATGGCGCGCTCGACAACTACCAGGCTACCTCGGGCGTCGACCCGCAGTGGGGCCTGTACGACGACACCAGCCACGCCAACCAGTGGAACTTCAACTTCGGCGATGCCTTCCCAACCACGCACATGTATATGTTCAACCCGGCCAACAGCAACTGGCAGAGCTATATCTCGGGCCAGTTTAACGACGCGTTGAACAATGGCTTCGACGGCATGCACCTCGACCAGCTCGGCCAGAATGATAACAAGAAAGACTACAGCGGCCAGCCGGTTGACCTGCCGAACACATTTGCCGGGTATGTCAATAACATCAAGGCCGCCTTCCCATCCGGCAAGAAGGTCACCTACAACATCGTGAATGGCGGCGTCGGCACCTGGGGCGCGTATAACGTCGCGCACTTCAGCAATTCCGACTTCGACTACAGCGAGCAGTGGGACAACGCCACCACCTACCAGAACCTGAAGGACGAGGTCACCTCGTTCAAGGCGCTGGACGGCAACAAGGCGGTGGTGCTGGCCGCCTACATGAACTACTACGAAGACAACGGCCCGCGCACCGAGGCCGAGACTGCCACCCGCAACGGCGTGACCACCAACACCAACCACACCGGCTACACCGGCACCGGCTTCGTCGATGGCTTCGACGCGGTTGGCGACTATGTGCAGTTCTCGGTGACGGCGCCCGAGGCCGGCAAGTACGCGCTGGTGTTCCGCTATGGCAACGGCACCACCAACCTGCCCACCCGCACCGTCTACGTCGATGGCGCCAACAACGGCGCGCTCACGTTCTACCCCACGCGCAACAGCAGCGGCACGCCCAGCTGGGACGAGTGGCTGTACGACGCGTACAAAGTCGTGACGCTCACCGCCGGCACGCACACGGTTAAGCTCGCGTACGACGCCGGCAACACCGGCGCGATCAACCTCGACAACCTGGTGCTCGGCACCTTCGACGAGCCGGGCGTGCGCCTGGCCGACGCGGCCATGGCTGCGATCGGCGCAACGCACATCGAGCTGGGCAACCGCGACCAGATGCTGGCGCACCCGTACTTCCCGAACAACTACAAGCAGATGCGCTCGGGCCTGCTGGCCGCGATGAAAGAGCACTACGACTTCATCACCGCCTACGAGAACCTGCTGTTCGACCCGGCCGTGCATAACGCCGACAACGGCGCGCAGTTCGTGAAGATCACCGGGCAGACCACCAGCGGCGACGGGTCGGGCGGCACGATCTGGACCCAGCTGCGCCATACCAGCGGCTACGACACGATCCACCTGATCAACCTGCTGGGCAACGACAACCAGTGGCGCAACGCCGCCAGCGCGCCCAGCACGCTCAGCAACCTGCCAGTGAAGTATTACCTGGGCCAGGGCAGCAGCGTCACCGGCGTGTACGCCGCCAGCCCCGAGATCGAGCACGGCGCCAGCAGCTCGCTGAGCTACACCACCGGCAGCGACGCAGGCGGCAGCTATATCTCGTTCACCGTGCCTAGCCTGACCTACTGGGACATGATTTATGTCAAACTGAGCGTCACACCGCCCGGCGGCGGCCAGTACGAGGCCGAGTCGGGCATCCGCAGCAGCACCACCACCAACACCAACCACCTGGGCTACACCGGCACCGGCTTCGTCGATGGCTTCGCGACCACCAACACCGGCGTGTCGTTCATCGTCAACGCCCCGGCCAACGACAGCTACACCCTGCGCTTCCGCTACGCCAATGCCGGCTCGAGCGCCACGCGCGGCGTATTTATCGACGGCGCGGCAGCCGGGACGCTGACCTTCCGCCCGCTGTACAACTGGGACATGTGGGAAACCGTCGAGACGACCATCCCGCTCTCGGCCGGCCTGCACTCGGTAGTGCTGTGGTACGGCGCGGGCAACACCGGCGCGATCAACCTCGACAACGTCGTGGTGCTGCAGCAGACCACCCCGGCCGCGCGATCGGCCACCAGCCTGTGGATGAACAACTGGAGCAACATCGTCGGCATTCACATGGCCAGCAAGCTCAGCCCGGCCGACACCGGCACCTACGGCCCACGCCTGGCCGAGCTACACTGGAGCGGCGACTGGCCGACCAACCAGCTCAACGACGCCACCGCCTTCTTCCGCGACGAAACCAGCGCCACCAAGTACAACAACGCGCACGCCTTCGACTCGGAAGCCTGGATGGAGAGCGACGGCACGCTGACCACGCGCTACCTGAACTACAACGGCGCGGGCGTGCCGGTGCAGATCACCAAGCAGTACGCCATGGTGCCGAACCAGAACTTCGTGGTGGTCAAGTACACCTTCCAGAACCTGACCAACAGCGCGCGCACGTTCAACTTCCTTGAGCAGGCGCACCTGAGCAACAAGACCAGCGGCAACCCCACGCCAAACTGGCAGCACGGCTGGTGGGATGTGGGCCGCAGCGCGCTCGGCACCGACATGAGCCAGTCGGGCCAGTTCTACATCGAACTCGGCGCGTTCCAGACCATGGACTCGCACCAGGTTGGCAACGACGCGAACTCGAACCCGGCCGACGTAAACTCGGCGCCGTGGTACCAGTTCGACTCGGCCGGCACGCTCAAGAACAACAACGACATCTGGAGCCAGAACCTCGACCTGGGCTTCCAGAAGTCGCTGTCGCTGGCAGCCAATGGCAGTGCCACGCTGGCGCTGTACTACGCGATCGGCAGCACCCAGGCCGCTGCCGAAAGCGCCGCCGACACCGCGCGCGCCCAGACGGCGGCCTACTGGTTCACACAGACCGCAACCTCGTACACCAACTGGCTGAACGCCGGCACGCGCACGAGCCTGGCCGACGCAGGCCTGAACACTGCGTTCGACCGCAGCCTGGTGATTAACAAGCAAGCCCAGCAGCCGGCCTTCGGCAGCTGGCCAGCCGCCACCAACCCGGCCTACGCCTACAAGGTGTGGGTGCGCGACGCGGCCGTGACGGCCATGGGCATGGACGCGACCGGCCACCTGGCCGAGGCCGAGAAGTACTGGAACTGGATGGCCTCGGTGCAGCTCGCCGGAAGCTCGGGGGTGCTTTCGGCCGGCAACTGGTACACGAACTACAGCGTCTGGCAGGCCAACCAGTCCATCTCGTTCGTCGAGCCCGAGCACGACGCGATCGGCCTGTTCCTGGTGGGCGTCTACCGGCACTACAACCTGGTGAAGGCCACCAACGCCGGCGCCGCCACCACCTTCCTCAATGGCGTATGGACACAGGTGACGCGCGCGGGCGACTTCATCCGTAATAGCGTGGGCGGCAATGGCTTTGGCGCAGCCGACGCCTCGATCTGGGAGGAGGGCATCGAGTACAACACCTTCACCCAGGTGACCTATGCCGAGGGCCTGAACGCCGCGAAGTACCTGGCGACCGAGAAGGGCGACACGACCCGCGCGACCAACTACCTGGCAAGCGCGCAGACCATCCGCAACGCCATGACCCGCTCGTACCTGGCGTCGCCCAACCGCGGCCTGTGGAACGACAGCAACCGCTACTTCAACCGGGCGGTTAACACCGACGGTAGCGCACGCACGCTGGTCGATGCGTCGTCGGATCTGCTGTGGGTGTTCGGTCTGCTGCCGACCACCGACACGCGCGTGCTCGATCACCGCATCAAGGTGCTCAGCAGCCTGACCCACGATAACTGGGGCATCGCGCGCTACCAGGGCGATGAGTTCTACCACTCGAGCATCTACAGCCCCGGCGGCGTGAACGAAGCCGGCGCGGCCGAGCCAGTGTGGCCGCAGATGGTGATGTACGCGGCTATGCAAGAGCACTGGACCGGCAACGATACCTGGGCGCTGGCGCGGCTGCAATGGTACGCCAGCCGCACCGGGCGCGGCTTCGTAACACCAGGTGAGGCAGTGGACTGGACCAACGGACAGCCGCTGATCAGTACCGCCGCCGAGCCGGTGACCGGCGCGTGGTACCAGATGGCCACACTGGCCTACCTGAACCAGTTCGACCCGCGCATGCCATCCATCCCATAG
- a CDS encoding sugar ABC transporter permease has product MDVAQPKTSIPAAPPGRARRRYRHAATAYLFILPGMLLFVAWTLYPLFYSLIMSFTEWNLIKPSRFIGLSNYTRALADPVFWLALRNTLSYTLITVPGQMFFGLGLALLLDQPLRARAFFRTIYYIPVVTSWVVVSLIFTYLYNGQAGLINWLLRDGLHLIDKNINWLGEPLTANLAIATLGIWKGIGWTMVIFLAGLQSIPQEVYEAAAIDGAGSWQRLRSITLPLIRQTTLFILVLLTIGGFQVFISVYVMTGGKPLHRTDVLLTYMYSNAFEFLDLGYGSALSYLFALMVFALSMAQIRLLRRPVEY; this is encoded by the coding sequence ATGGACGTTGCGCAGCCCAAAACAAGCATCCCGGCCGCGCCACCCGGCCGCGCGCGGCGGCGCTACCGCCACGCCGCCACGGCCTACCTGTTCATTCTGCCGGGTATGCTGCTGTTCGTGGCCTGGACGCTCTACCCGCTGTTCTACTCGCTGATCATGAGCTTTACCGAGTGGAACCTGATCAAGCCCAGCCGCTTCATCGGGCTCAGCAACTACACCCGCGCGCTGGCCGACCCGGTCTTCTGGCTGGCGCTGCGCAACACGCTCTCGTATACGCTGATCACCGTGCCGGGCCAGATGTTCTTCGGCCTGGGCCTGGCGCTGCTGCTCGACCAGCCGCTGCGCGCGCGCGCGTTCTTCCGCACGATCTACTACATCCCGGTCGTCACATCGTGGGTGGTGGTCTCGCTGATCTTCACCTACCTGTACAACGGCCAGGCCGGGCTGATCAACTGGCTGCTGCGCGATGGGCTGCACCTGATCGACAAGAATATCAACTGGCTGGGCGAGCCGCTGACCGCCAACCTTGCGATTGCCACGCTCGGTATCTGGAAGGGCATCGGCTGGACCATGGTGATCTTCCTGGCCGGGCTGCAGTCCATCCCGCAAGAGGTGTACGAGGCGGCGGCGATCGATGGCGCGGGCAGCTGGCAGCGGCTGCGCTCGATCACCCTGCCGCTCATCCGCCAGACGACGCTGTTCATCCTGGTGCTGCTGACGATCGGCGGGTTTCAGGTGTTCATCTCGGTGTATGTGATGACCGGCGGCAAGCCGCTGCATCGCACCGATGTGCTGCTGACGTATATGTATAGTAATGCGTTCGAGTTTCTCGACTTGGGCTACGGCTCGGCGCTGTCGTACCTGTTCGCGCTGATGGTGTTCGCGCTGAGCATGGCCCAGATCCGCCTGCTGCGCCGGCCGGTCGAATACTAG
- a CDS encoding extracellular solute-binding protein — protein sequence MFRRLLPALGLLAAMLLSACGGTAAPAAPTAAPAEPTAAPAAPTAAPAEPTAAPAAPTAAPAEPTAAPAATDTLKGAITYWTAYNTVSPEFKTLTEQIIPAFQKLHPNVTIDAQAIPYDELRKKLLAAIAGGETPDLLRADIIWVPEFAEQGALAKLDEAIPDFASYKDRFYAGPLATNFYQDHYYGLPLDTNTRVIFFNPAILKEAGVDAAPKTVAEFAAACAKIKALNKPDTFCYAEGGTGAWNVLPWIWSNGGNITDPTFTKATGFLNSKGTVAAVTMLRDMLKDGTLSPSILGGGLQTSEAIGKNQVGMIIDGPWMPPIFKEQFPDLKYDLAPIPAGDGGSSSVVGGEDIVLFEKSQNKDAALAFLQFVLEEPQQIAMGATGQMPVLKSLTGNSALPPYFAVFQKQLETANPRTPSPAWPKIDETIGNAVQEVLRGEKEPQAALDAAAATVDGLLAGKK from the coding sequence ATGTTCCGTCGATTACTACCAGCACTGGGGCTGCTCGCAGCCATGTTGCTGAGCGCCTGCGGCGGTACCGCCGCGCCGGCCGCACCTACCGCCGCGCCAGCTGAGCCGACCGCTGCGCCGGCCGCACCTACCGCCGCGCCGGCCGAGCCGACCGCTGCGCCGGCCGCACCTACCGCCGCGCCGGCCGAGCCGACTGCCGCACCGGCCGCTACCGACACGCTCAAGGGTGCGATCACCTACTGGACCGCCTACAACACCGTGTCGCCCGAATTCAAGACCCTGACCGAGCAGATTATCCCGGCGTTCCAGAAGCTGCACCCGAACGTCACGATCGATGCGCAGGCCATCCCCTACGACGAGCTGCGCAAGAAGCTGCTGGCCGCAATCGCCGGCGGTGAAACGCCCGACCTGCTGCGCGCCGACATCATCTGGGTGCCCGAGTTCGCCGAGCAGGGCGCGCTGGCCAAGCTCGACGAAGCCATCCCCGACTTCGCCAGCTACAAAGATCGGTTCTACGCCGGGCCGCTGGCCACCAACTTCTACCAGGATCACTACTACGGCCTGCCGCTCGACACCAACACGCGCGTGATCTTCTTCAACCCGGCCATCCTGAAAGAGGCCGGCGTCGATGCGGCGCCCAAGACTGTGGCCGAGTTCGCGGCGGCCTGCGCCAAGATCAAGGCCCTGAACAAGCCCGATACGTTCTGCTACGCCGAGGGCGGCACCGGCGCCTGGAATGTGCTGCCGTGGATCTGGAGCAACGGCGGCAACATCACCGACCCGACCTTCACCAAGGCCACCGGCTTCCTCAACAGCAAGGGCACCGTCGCGGCCGTGACCATGCTGCGCGATATGCTCAAGGACGGCACGCTCTCGCCTTCGATCCTGGGCGGTGGCCTGCAGACCAGCGAAGCGATCGGCAAGAACCAGGTTGGCATGATCATCGATGGCCCGTGGATGCCGCCGATCTTCAAAGAGCAGTTCCCTGATCTCAAGTATGATCTGGCGCCGATCCCGGCCGGCGACGGCGGTAGCTCGTCGGTGGTGGGCGGCGAAGATATCGTGCTGTTCGAGAAGAGCCAGAACAAAGACGCCGCGCTGGCGTTCCTGCAGTTCGTGCTCGAAGAGCCGCAGCAGATCGCTATGGGCGCGACCGGCCAGATGCCGGTGCTCAAGAGCCTGACCGGCAATAGCGCGCTGCCACCGTACTTTGCGGTGTTCCAGAAGCAGCTCGAGACCGCCAACCCGCGCACGCCCAGCCCGGCCTGGCCGAAGATCGACGAGACGATCGGCAACGCGGTGCAGGAAGTGCTGCGCGGCGAGAAGGAACCGCAGGCTGCGCTCGACGCGGCCGCCGCGACGGTCGACGGCCTGCTGGCCGGCAAGAAGTAG